A region of Streptomyces halobius DNA encodes the following proteins:
- a CDS encoding CBS domain-containing protein, whose protein sequence is MYVRDAMSTVVLTIGPAHTLRQAARLMSARRVGAAVVLDGDTSGIGILTERDILNSLGAGENPDREIAQAHTTSDVVFAAPDWTLDEAAETMVHGGFRHLIVLDDREPLGIVSVRDILHCWSRATARTDAVPA, encoded by the coding sequence ATGTACGTCCGAGACGCCATGAGCACGGTGGTCCTCACCATCGGGCCCGCTCACACCCTCCGCCAAGCGGCCCGGCTGATGTCGGCACGCCGGGTCGGCGCGGCCGTTGTCCTCGACGGGGACACCAGCGGCATCGGCATCCTCACCGAACGCGACATCCTCAACTCCCTCGGCGCGGGCGAGAACCCCGACCGGGAGATCGCACAGGCCCACACCACCTCGGACGTGGTCTTCGCCGCTCCGGACTGGACCCTGGACGAGGCCGCGGAAACCATGGTGCACGGCGGTTTCCGCCATCTGATAGTGCTGGACGACCGCGAACCGCTGGGCATCGTCTCGGTCCGCGACATACTCCACTGCTGGTCGCGGGCCACCGCACGGACCGACGCCGTACCGGCCTGA